One Bacillus sp. 1780r2a1 DNA segment encodes these proteins:
- a CDS encoding CoA-acylating methylmalonate-semialdehyde dehydrogenase encodes MSVVNEDTKQLRNYVGGKWVASASNQFQDVIDPSTGKTLAKVPLSTKQDVDHAVKNAKEAFKTWRHVPAPKRARLMFAFQHLLIEHHEELARLVVKENGKAYKEAYGEVQRGIECVEFAAGAPTLLMGESLNNIAEEIDSEMYRYPVGVVGGITPFNFPMMVPLWMFPLAIVCGNTFVLKPSERTPLLATRIAELFTEAGAPSGILNLVHGAHDVVNGLIEHEDIKAVSFVGSQPVAKYVYEQAAAQGKRVQALSGAKNHHIVMPDCDIDKAVNHIISSAFGSAGQRCMACSAVVVVDGVKEQFVAKLKQKADELVMGSGLQDEVLLTPVIRKEHRDKVLGYIEAGVEEGAHLVRDGRKEMEDHSEGNFLGATIFDHVTPAMTIAKEELFAPVLSLLRAESLDEALEYIEKSRFGNGATIYTKDAKAIRQFREEADAGMLGVNVGVPATMAFFPFSGWKDSFYGDLHVNGKDGLNFYTRKKMITSRFDF; translated from the coding sequence ATGTCAGTCGTGAATGAAGATACAAAGCAGTTAAGAAACTATGTGGGTGGAAAGTGGGTTGCTTCAGCAAGCAATCAGTTTCAAGATGTAATTGATCCTTCAACAGGAAAGACGCTTGCAAAAGTACCTCTCTCAACGAAGCAAGATGTTGACCACGCTGTTAAAAATGCGAAAGAAGCGTTTAAAACATGGAGGCATGTACCAGCTCCGAAACGAGCAAGGCTGATGTTTGCCTTTCAACACTTGCTTATCGAGCATCATGAAGAGCTTGCAAGACTCGTAGTAAAAGAGAATGGAAAGGCTTATAAAGAAGCTTATGGAGAGGTCCAACGTGGTATCGAATGTGTAGAATTTGCTGCGGGAGCACCAACGCTACTTATGGGTGAATCACTTAACAATATTGCGGAAGAAATTGATTCAGAAATGTACCGTTATCCAGTTGGAGTTGTGGGAGGAATTACGCCATTTAACTTTCCAATGATGGTTCCGCTTTGGATGTTCCCGTTAGCTATCGTCTGTGGAAACACGTTTGTATTAAAACCATCAGAACGTACTCCTTTATTAGCTACGCGAATAGCTGAGTTGTTTACAGAAGCCGGAGCTCCATCCGGCATACTAAATCTTGTGCATGGTGCACATGATGTGGTAAATGGTCTCATTGAACATGAGGATATTAAAGCAGTTTCTTTTGTTGGCTCCCAGCCAGTTGCTAAATATGTGTATGAACAAGCTGCGGCTCAAGGCAAGCGAGTTCAGGCTTTATCAGGTGCCAAAAACCATCATATCGTTATGCCAGATTGTGATATAGATAAAGCTGTAAACCATATTATAAGTTCTGCTTTTGGTAGCGCTGGGCAGCGCTGTATGGCATGCAGTGCTGTTGTGGTGGTAGACGGTGTTAAAGAACAGTTCGTTGCGAAGTTAAAGCAAAAAGCAGATGAATTAGTTATGGGCAGTGGGTTACAGGATGAAGTGCTTTTAACGCCTGTTATTCGTAAAGAACATCGAGATAAAGTACTTGGCTATATCGAAGCTGGAGTGGAAGAAGGTGCTCATTTAGTTAGAGATGGTCGTAAAGAAATGGAAGATCATTCGGAAGGTAATTTTCTTGGCGCAACGATTTTTGATCACGTAACACCTGCTATGACCATTGCAAAAGAAGAGCTATTTGCACCAGTATTAAGTCTGCTTCGAGCGGAAAGTTTAGATGAAGCGTTAGAATATATTGAAAAATCTCGATTTGGAAATGGTGCAACAATTTATACAAAGGATGCAAAAGCAATCCGCCAATTTAGAGAAGAAGCAGATGCTGGTATGCTAGGTGTCAACGTAGGAGTGCCTGCTACTATGGCTTTCTTCCCATTCTCAGGTTGGAAAGACTCTTTTTATGGAGATCTACATGTAAATGGAAAAGACGGATTAAACTTTTATACGCGTAAAAAGATGATAACATCACGCTTTGATTTTTAA
- a CDS encoding PucR family transcriptional regulator, whose amino-acid sequence MKSYLTINEVLKRKHFNSCEVIAGKVGLTNRVKWVHVMEVTRVNELLKGNELILSTGVGWKEDNELCLSFLKQLIECQASGLCIELGTYTSQIPQNVIEFANQHEFPIILFHEEVPFVEITQDLHALLVNQHYLMISDLENYSQQLNQMLLSVNDPKDILQHLCESTGLLAGLRIHNEVILFPACLDLPQQQLLQHHITEQNQNQSSFFTHSIQLLGESYAELHILSTNDFFTELEMLTVDRTATALAQHFLRDLYVEEKKRVQETEWMVQWVNGEISSSQITHYLQEVLNDFPIQGGTIVCCQCVQDVKVDHTYLKLTIRAIFEQEGFHLLILEKKRELVLVVLNKRQVTTWRERLEKSLNRWINHGDLQEVNKSLGVQLIGVGQFNRRLDYIHKGYETAKKTVSIQMTLHNEMKNHICFYEDLHMYRIISLVNEQQELQEVVMEYLQPVLEYDRKFNAKLFETLKVYLACNGSKQETAKRLYIVRQTLYHRIEKLEKLLGSDFMVHEKRMAIEFMIMTYDYLFALNASTTAINKLGKASFT is encoded by the coding sequence TTGAAATCTTATTTGACCATTAATGAGGTTTTAAAAAGAAAACATTTTAACAGCTGTGAAGTAATTGCAGGTAAAGTCGGTCTCACAAATCGAGTGAAATGGGTTCACGTGATGGAAGTGACTCGGGTGAATGAGCTTCTAAAAGGGAATGAATTAATTCTTTCAACCGGTGTAGGATGGAAGGAAGATAATGAATTGTGCCTGTCGTTTTTAAAGCAGTTAATCGAATGTCAGGCTTCAGGATTATGTATTGAACTGGGTACGTACACCTCTCAGATTCCTCAAAACGTCATTGAATTTGCAAATCAACATGAATTTCCTATTATTTTATTTCATGAAGAAGTGCCGTTTGTTGAAATAACCCAAGATTTGCATGCGTTACTAGTAAACCAGCATTATTTAATGATTTCAGATTTAGAAAATTACTCTCAGCAGCTGAATCAAATGCTGCTTTCTGTCAACGATCCAAAAGATATATTACAGCATCTTTGCGAATCAACCGGACTTTTAGCCGGGCTTCGTATACATAATGAAGTAATACTTTTTCCAGCCTGTCTAGACTTACCCCAACAACAATTATTACAACATCATATTACTGAACAAAATCAGAATCAAAGCAGCTTTTTTACTCATTCCATTCAATTGTTAGGTGAAAGCTATGCAGAGCTCCATATTCTTTCAACTAATGATTTTTTTACAGAGCTTGAAATGTTAACGGTTGATCGCACAGCTACAGCTCTAGCACAGCACTTTTTACGAGACTTATATGTTGAAGAAAAAAAGCGAGTTCAAGAAACAGAGTGGATGGTTCAATGGGTTAACGGTGAAATTTCTTCCTCGCAAATTACACATTATTTACAAGAAGTATTAAATGATTTTCCAATCCAAGGCGGAACAATCGTATGCTGTCAATGTGTACAAGACGTCAAGGTAGATCATACGTATTTAAAGCTAACGATTCGAGCAATTTTTGAACAAGAAGGCTTTCATCTTCTCATTTTAGAAAAGAAGAGAGAGTTAGTGTTGGTGGTTTTAAATAAACGTCAGGTGACGACGTGGAGAGAAAGGTTAGAAAAAAGCTTGAACCGTTGGATAAACCACGGTGATTTACAAGAAGTCAACAAATCACTAGGAGTGCAGCTGATCGGGGTAGGGCAGTTTAATCGACGATTAGACTACATTCATAAAGGTTATGAAACTGCTAAAAAAACGGTTTCGATTCAAATGACTTTGCACAACGAAATGAAAAATCATATTTGTTTTTATGAAGACCTTCACATGTATCGCATTATTTCGTTAGTCAATGAACAGCAGGAATTACAAGAAGTGGTGATGGAGTATTTACAGCCAGTTCTCGAATACGACCGTAAATTTAATGCTAAGTTATTTGAAACTTTGAAAGTATATTTAGCATGTAACGGATCAAAGCAAGAAACAGCAAAGCGCTTATATATTGTGCGTCAGACTCTGTATCATCGTATTGAAAAATTGGAAAAGCTATTAGGTTCTGATTTTATGGTTCATGAAAAACGAATGGCCATTGAATTTATGATTATGACCTATGACTATTTGTTTGCACTAAACGCATCTACTACTGCTATTAATAAATTAGGAAAAGCATCTTTTACATGA
- the namA gene encoding NADPH dehydrogenase NamA, translated as MTAKLFTPYEVKNVKLKNRIVMSPMCMYSCEKEDGIVTDWHLAHYTSRAVGQVGLIMIEATAVTPEGRISSRDLGIWNDEHVEGLQRLVNQVKANGSKTAIQLAHAGRKATVDGTIYAPSAIAFDDESKTPAEMTKEDIERTIAAFKEGAQRSKQAGFDIIEIHGAHGYLVHQFLSPLSNKRTDEYGGSAENRYRFLKEIIDSVQEVWDGPLFVRVSATDYTEGGLTVNDHVTFATWMKEQGVDLIDVSSGALVHAKINVYPGYQVPFAEQIKQEAAIDTGAVGLITSGLQAEEILQSKRADLIFVARELLRDPYWPRTAATELNTNIEAPVQYERGW; from the coding sequence GTGACTGCTAAATTATTTACACCCTATGAAGTAAAAAATGTAAAGCTAAAAAACCGTATTGTTATGTCACCGATGTGCATGTATTCATGCGAAAAAGAAGACGGCATCGTAACAGATTGGCACCTAGCTCACTATACCTCACGAGCAGTTGGACAAGTTGGATTAATTATGATTGAAGCGACTGCTGTAACACCTGAGGGTCGTATTTCTTCACGTGATTTAGGAATTTGGAATGACGAGCATGTTGAGGGATTACAAAGACTTGTTAACCAAGTAAAAGCGAACGGTAGTAAAACAGCAATCCAGCTTGCACACGCAGGCCGTAAAGCAACGGTAGATGGAACAATCTACGCTCCTTCTGCTATTGCATTTGATGATGAAAGTAAAACACCTGCTGAAATGACAAAAGAAGATATTGAGCGTACAATTGCAGCTTTTAAAGAAGGTGCACAGCGCTCGAAGCAAGCAGGTTTTGATATTATTGAAATTCATGGAGCGCATGGATATTTAGTTCACCAATTCCTGTCTCCATTAAGCAATAAGCGTACGGATGAGTACGGTGGCTCTGCTGAAAACCGCTATCGTTTCTTAAAAGAAATCATTGATAGTGTACAAGAAGTATGGGATGGACCTCTATTTGTTCGCGTCTCTGCAACTGACTATACTGAAGGTGGATTAACTGTCAATGACCATGTAACATTCGCTACATGGATGAAAGAACAAGGTGTTGATCTAATTGATGTAAGTTCAGGAGCACTTGTACATGCCAAAATTAACGTATATCCTGGCTACCAAGTGCCATTTGCAGAACAAATTAAGCAAGAAGCAGCTATTGATACTGGTGCTGTGGGCTTAATTACAAGCGGTCTACAAGCTGAAGAAATTCTCCAAAGCAAACGTGCTGACCTTATCTTCGTCGCAAGAGAACTACTGCGCGACCCTTATTGGCCACGTACTGCTGCCACAGAATTAAATACAAATATTGAAGCACCTGTTCAATATGAACGAGGATGGTAA
- the rnz gene encoding ribonuclease Z has translation MELLFLGTGAGVPAKQRNVSSIALQLLQERSAVWLFDCGEATQHQILHTSIRPRRIEKIFITHLHGDHIYGLPGLLGSRSFQGGEEPLTVYGPPGIEQFIKVTLEVSQTHLKYGLKVIEVNEGVIFEDSTFKVECAKLEHGVTSYGYRIVEKDLPGALQVERLKEAGVQPGPHYKQLKEGKRICLEDGREINGAEFIGESRPGKIVTILGDTRMCKNSTKLAENANVLVHEATFAEGDEKLAYDYYHSTAKQAAQVARQANVQKLILTHISARYQGQAVESLVEGALKEFKYTVVASDLASFPVE, from the coding sequence ATGGAACTATTATTTTTAGGAACGGGTGCCGGAGTACCAGCTAAACAACGAAATGTTTCGTCGATTGCTTTGCAGCTTCTGCAAGAGCGAAGTGCCGTATGGCTTTTTGATTGCGGAGAAGCAACGCAGCATCAAATTTTACATACCTCCATTCGCCCTCGTCGCATCGAGAAAATTTTTATTACGCACTTGCATGGTGACCACATTTATGGCCTTCCAGGTTTATTAGGTAGCAGATCGTTTCAAGGAGGAGAAGAACCTCTTACCGTATACGGTCCCCCTGGTATTGAGCAATTTATTAAAGTTACGTTAGAAGTTAGCCAAACCCACTTGAAGTATGGTCTTAAAGTTATTGAAGTGAATGAAGGGGTCATTTTTGAAGACAGTACGTTTAAAGTAGAATGTGCAAAGCTTGAGCATGGCGTGACGTCATATGGATATCGAATCGTTGAAAAAGACTTACCGGGTGCACTACAGGTAGAGCGTTTGAAGGAAGCTGGAGTACAACCAGGACCTCATTATAAGCAGTTAAAAGAAGGCAAAAGGATTTGTCTAGAAGATGGACGAGAAATTAACGGAGCGGAATTCATTGGAGAATCCAGACCGGGAAAAATCGTAACCATTTTGGGCGATACGCGAATGTGTAAAAATAGCACCAAGCTTGCAGAGAATGCGAACGTTTTAGTTCATGAAGCAACATTTGCTGAGGGAGATGAAAAACTAGCTTATGATTATTATCACTCCACAGCCAAGCAAGCGGCACAAGTAGCTCGGCAAGCGAACGTGCAGAAGCTAATCCTTACTCACATAAGTGCGAGATATCAAGGTCAAGCTGTTGAAAGCTTAGTAGAAGGCGCGCTGAAGGAATTTAAGTACACTGTGGTTGCTTCAGACTTAGCAAGTTTTCCTGTTGAATAA
- the proI gene encoding pyrroline-5-carboxylate reductase ProI yields the protein MKQPLNIAFIGAGSMAEAMISGLISTNKFKPGQIHVTNYSNDARLHELRNQYKINITRNIPLIVQKSDVIILAVKPKDVVESIESIKPYIHRSHLIISVLAGVSTTSILSLFQHDVPVVRAMPNTSASIGLSATAISKGEHANDEHIKLAETLFHTVGTVTVVHEEQLHAVTGLSGSGPAYVYYLVEAMQKAALHQGLESDVAKDLITQTLIGAAQMLRTSPKSPTTLRKEVTSPGGTTEAGLEQLTDYEFQEALIQCIDKATLRSKELGEAIDEKMMSSRTSR from the coding sequence ATGAAACAACCATTAAATATTGCTTTTATCGGTGCTGGATCAATGGCTGAAGCCATGATTTCAGGGCTAATTAGCACAAATAAATTTAAACCTGGACAAATTCACGTTACAAATTACAGCAACGACGCACGACTTCATGAATTACGTAATCAATATAAGATTAATATTACCCGAAATATTCCTTTAATCGTTCAAAAAAGCGATGTAATTATATTGGCAGTCAAACCAAAAGACGTTGTAGAAAGCATTGAAAGTATTAAACCTTATATCCATAGAAGCCACCTTATTATTTCTGTCCTTGCAGGAGTGTCAACAACGAGCATCCTATCGTTATTTCAACACGATGTGCCTGTTGTTCGAGCTATGCCAAATACTTCTGCTTCAATTGGTTTGTCTGCAACAGCTATTTCCAAAGGAGAGCACGCTAACGACGAGCATATAAAACTAGCAGAAACTCTCTTCCATACAGTTGGAACGGTTACAGTTGTTCATGAAGAACAGCTGCATGCCGTTACAGGCTTATCAGGCAGCGGACCCGCATACGTTTATTATTTGGTAGAAGCGATGCAAAAAGCTGCGCTACATCAAGGGCTTGAATCAGACGTAGCGAAAGACTTAATTACACAAACATTAATTGGTGCAGCTCAAATGCTTCGAACGTCTCCAAAGAGTCCTACGACGCTACGAAAAGAAGTTACAAGTCCAGGGGGAACGACAGAAGCAGGACTAGAACAGCTGACTGATTACGAATTTCAAGAAGCCCTTATCCAATGTATTGACAAAGCTACACTTCGCTCAAAAGAATTAGGCGAAGCCATTGATGAAAAAATGATGAGCAGTCGTACGTCACGTTAA
- a CDS encoding NCS1 family transporter, whose protein sequence is MKKSKSYLKSPDLLPIAHQNRKIGTLGFSLMWVSMAVVLAAFAIGGSGVQSLSLGWVVVATVIGSIAIGLFVTIIADIGIEHGLSFPVYMRAPFGTIGTHIPSVMRGLAASCWFGINTYFGATAMNGILNALAGFNNWLVCFFLFALLQLINTALGIKAVERFTDLAAPVIIIISAWMYTTLSDQALSQGREVWAWIESPVTGGAAVTAFIVVIMSNMGFWATLAADIPSISRFIKAPTHERSWIKRNKGALVGSVVALPLTQTFMVIIGGVSYIAVKNYDPVVALQEAASGLALGVLLLMVVFAQWSTNISANLIPAATIFSNVGGPKVPFWVGVVIAGIVGTIVQPWSLFSIIVPALLIVGGILSAIVGILFADYYLLRKRRVNVTELYEENGQYRYFYGFNIAGLLAWTIGGTSAYFLSTYSFVVGFIVGAVCYYVLAKYWWFKHYKQDEIETPSDEKYLGITVGRDWVISIDEEVIQPVASNQTISTD, encoded by the coding sequence ATGAAAAAATCAAAAAGCTATTTAAAATCACCGGATTTATTACCTATTGCGCATCAAAATCGTAAGATTGGAACGCTTGGCTTTTCGTTAATGTGGGTTAGTATGGCAGTTGTATTAGCTGCATTTGCAATCGGAGGATCTGGTGTGCAAAGCTTATCTCTCGGTTGGGTTGTCGTAGCAACTGTAATTGGATCTATTGCAATTGGTTTGTTTGTAACAATTATTGCTGATATTGGAATCGAACATGGTTTATCATTTCCAGTTTATATGAGAGCTCCGTTTGGAACAATTGGTACTCATATTCCCTCTGTTATGCGTGGGCTTGCAGCTTCTTGTTGGTTTGGGATTAATACGTATTTTGGTGCTACGGCAATGAATGGAATTTTAAATGCTCTAGCAGGGTTTAATAACTGGCTCGTTTGTTTTTTTCTCTTTGCGTTATTACAGCTTATCAATACAGCACTTGGAATTAAAGCAGTAGAACGGTTTACAGACCTAGCAGCGCCAGTTATTATCATCATTTCAGCCTGGATGTATACAACTCTGTCAGACCAAGCCCTTTCTCAAGGTAGAGAGGTTTGGGCTTGGATTGAAAGTCCGGTTACAGGAGGAGCAGCTGTTACAGCATTTATCGTAGTCATTATGAGCAACATGGGGTTTTGGGCAACGCTTGCGGCAGATATTCCATCTATTTCAAGGTTTATTAAAGCACCGACACATGAGCGGAGTTGGATAAAGCGTAATAAAGGGGCTCTTGTAGGAAGCGTAGTAGCGTTGCCGCTAACTCAAACGTTTATGGTTATCATTGGCGGTGTGTCATATATTGCTGTGAAGAACTACGATCCAGTAGTGGCACTTCAAGAAGCTGCATCTGGACTTGCGCTTGGCGTATTACTTTTGATGGTTGTGTTTGCCCAGTGGTCAACAAATATCTCAGCAAATCTGATTCCAGCTGCCACGATTTTTTCAAATGTTGGTGGACCGAAAGTACCCTTTTGGGTTGGGGTAGTTATCGCTGGAATTGTAGGCACAATTGTACAACCTTGGAGCTTGTTCAGCATCATTGTTCCAGCATTGTTAATTGTAGGTGGGATTTTGTCAGCGATTGTTGGCATTTTGTTTGCAGATTACTACTTATTGCGAAAGCGTAGAGTAAATGTAACAGAGCTGTATGAAGAAAATGGACAGTACCGCTACTTTTACGGCTTTAATATAGCTGGGTTACTAGCATGGACTATAGGTGGAACAAGTGCTTACTTTTTATCAACTTATTCGTTTGTCGTTGGATTTATAGTAGGCGCTGTCTGTTATTATGTTTTAGCTAAATATTGGTGGTTTAAGCATTATAAACAAGATGAGATTGAGACACCAAGTGATGAAAAGTATCTAGGTATTACAGTTGGTCGAGATTGGGTTATCTCAATTGATGAAGAAGTAATTCAACCTGTCGCATCCAACCAAACTATTTCAACAGATTGA
- a CDS encoding aspartate aminotransferase family protein: protein MVQASSGEKNKSLKNKDEQYLWHGMKPYSPEATMVVEKAKGAWVTDEDGNRFLDAMAGLWCVNIGYGREELAQAAYEQLKELAYFPLTQSHPPAIQLAEKLNELLGEEYVIFFSNSGSEANETSFKIARQYHQQQGEQGRYKIISRYRGYHGNSMGALSATGQAQRKYKYEPLATGFLHVPPPDSYRGVDEIDAPKEQLQSVKVIDETMTWELSETIAAVIMEPIITGGGILIPPDNYMQGVKDVCEKHGALLIVDEVICGFGRTGEAFGFMNYGVKPDIITMAKGITSAYLPLSATAVKREIYEAFKGSDQYEYFRHVNTFGGSPAACALALKNLEIMESEGLYNRSKTMGTYLLNELKEELKEHPYVGDIRGKGLLVGIELVSDKTSKVPLDIQLVNQVIAKCKEKGVIIGKNGATVAGYNNVLTLSPPLMIPKDDLNLLISVLTEALQTIK, encoded by the coding sequence ATGGTTCAAGCTAGCAGTGGGGAAAAGAATAAAAGCTTAAAAAATAAGGATGAGCAATATTTATGGCACGGCATGAAACCTTATTCTCCTGAAGCTACTATGGTAGTAGAAAAAGCAAAGGGCGCTTGGGTAACAGATGAGGATGGAAATCGCTTTTTAGACGCTATGGCAGGGCTTTGGTGCGTAAATATTGGGTATGGAAGAGAAGAGCTAGCACAGGCAGCATATGAACAGCTCAAAGAACTAGCCTATTTTCCTTTAACGCAAAGTCACCCTCCTGCAATTCAATTAGCTGAAAAGCTCAATGAATTGCTAGGAGAAGAATATGTGATCTTTTTCTCTAATAGCGGATCAGAAGCGAATGAGACCTCATTTAAAATTGCGAGGCAATATCATCAGCAACAAGGGGAACAGGGGCGGTATAAAATTATTTCACGGTACCGTGGATATCATGGAAACTCAATGGGGGCATTATCAGCTACGGGTCAAGCTCAGCGTAAATACAAGTACGAACCTTTAGCAACTGGTTTTCTTCATGTCCCACCTCCTGATAGCTACCGAGGTGTCGATGAAATAGATGCACCAAAAGAGCAGCTTCAGTCGGTGAAGGTGATTGATGAAACAATGACGTGGGAGCTTAGTGAAACAATCGCTGCAGTTATAATGGAGCCAATTATTACAGGCGGAGGCATTTTAATTCCACCAGATAACTATATGCAAGGGGTAAAAGATGTTTGTGAAAAGCACGGAGCGTTATTGATTGTAGATGAAGTTATATGTGGGTTTGGACGCACAGGCGAAGCGTTTGGATTTATGAACTATGGCGTGAAGCCTGATATTATTACGATGGCAAAAGGTATTACAAGTGCTTATTTACCTTTGTCGGCAACAGCGGTCAAGAGAGAAATTTATGAAGCATTTAAAGGTAGCGATCAGTATGAATATTTTCGACATGTAAACACATTTGGAGGAAGTCCAGCTGCCTGTGCACTTGCACTCAAAAACCTAGAGATTATGGAAAGTGAAGGTTTATATAATCGTTCCAAAACGATGGGAACCTATTTATTGAATGAGTTAAAAGAAGAATTGAAAGAACACCCTTATGTAGGAGACATTCGTGGAAAAGGACTGCTGGTAGGGATTGAGCTTGTGTCTGATAAAACATCCAAAGTGCCCCTGGATATACAGTTGGTGAATCAAGTAATTGCAAAGTGTAAAGAAAAAGGAGTTATTATTGGGAAAAACGGTGCAACAGTAGCTGGCTATAATAATGTGCTCACTCTTTCACCGCCTCTCATGATTCCAAAGGATGATTTAAACCTTCTTATTTCTGTATTAACAGAGGCACTTCAAACAATTAAGTAG
- the hydA gene encoding dihydropyrimidinase: MRKLVKDGVIVTAADTYRGDILIEDGKITAIGTGLDESNCEVVDANGAYIFPGGIDPHTHLDMPFGGTVTKDDFETGTIAAAFGGTTTIIDFCLTDKGKPLQNAINTWHAKSEGKAAIDYSFHLMIGEMNDAVLEQLPTIIEDEGITSFKVFMAYKDVFQADDATLYQTLIQAKELGALVMVHAENGDVIDYLTKKALEAGNTDPIYHARTRPPEIEGEATGRAACFTGLADSQLYVVHVSCAEAVNQIAQARNRGVNIWGETCPQYLVLDESALEKPNFEGAKYVWSPPLREKWNQEVLWNALKNGDLQTIGSDQCSFDFNGQKDLGKNDFTKIPNGGPIIEDRMSILFSEGVQKGRITLNQFVDVTSTRTAKLFGLYPKKGTIAVGSDADLLIFDPTVKRKISAETHHMAVDYSAFEGMEVTGEPVSVLCRGEFVIKEKQFVGKSGYGEYIKRSKFNERNEAQQAPVKL; this comes from the coding sequence ATGAGAAAATTAGTGAAAGATGGAGTGATTGTTACAGCAGCAGATACGTACAGGGGAGATATTTTAATTGAGGATGGGAAAATCACAGCAATTGGAACAGGGTTAGATGAATCTAACTGTGAGGTTGTTGATGCCAACGGAGCCTACATTTTTCCTGGAGGGATTGATCCACATACTCATTTAGACATGCCGTTTGGAGGGACTGTCACCAAAGATGATTTTGAAACAGGGACCATCGCAGCAGCGTTCGGAGGGACTACAACAATCATTGATTTTTGCTTAACAGATAAAGGGAAACCATTGCAAAATGCCATTAATACTTGGCATGCAAAATCAGAAGGAAAAGCAGCTATTGACTATAGCTTTCATCTAATGATTGGAGAGATGAATGATGCCGTATTAGAACAGCTTCCTACTATTATTGAAGATGAAGGAATTACGTCGTTCAAAGTATTTATGGCATATAAAGACGTCTTTCAAGCGGACGATGCGACCCTTTACCAAACGCTCATTCAGGCAAAAGAGCTTGGTGCGTTAGTTATGGTACATGCTGAAAACGGAGACGTAATTGACTATTTGACAAAGAAAGCATTAGAAGCAGGAAATACAGATCCAATTTACCATGCGCGCACTAGGCCCCCAGAGATTGAAGGTGAAGCAACAGGTAGAGCAGCATGTTTTACAGGTCTTGCAGATTCGCAACTATATGTAGTGCATGTATCTTGTGCTGAAGCGGTGAATCAAATTGCTCAGGCTCGGAACCGAGGTGTAAATATTTGGGGTGAAACATGCCCACAATATTTAGTTTTAGATGAATCGGCCTTAGAGAAGCCAAATTTTGAAGGAGCCAAATACGTTTGGTCACCACCTCTTCGCGAAAAGTGGAATCAAGAAGTGTTGTGGAATGCATTAAAAAATGGAGATCTACAAACGATTGGATCTGATCAATGTTCATTTGATTTTAATGGACAAAAAGATTTAGGTAAGAACGATTTCACAAAAATTCCAAATGGCGGTCCTATTATTGAAGATCGTATGAGCATCTTATTCTCAGAAGGCGTGCAGAAAGGGAGAATAACGCTCAATCAGTTTGTGGATGTCACCTCTACTCGTACGGCGAAGTTATTTGGCCTATATCCGAAAAAAGGAACAATTGCTGTAGGAAGTGACGCTGATTTGTTAATTTTTGATCCAACAGTTAAACGCAAAATCTCGGCTGAAACCCATCATATGGCTGTTGACTATAGCGCATTTGAAGGAATGGAAGTTACGGGTGAGCCGGTTTCAGTATTGTGTAGAGGAGAGTTTGTGATTAAAGAAAAGCAATTTGTTGGTAAAAGTGGTTATGGTGAGTACATTAAGCGGTCAAAATTTAATGAGCGTAATGAAGCTCAGCAAGCTCCGGTGAAATTGTAA